The Thunnus maccoyii chromosome 9, fThuMac1.1, whole genome shotgun sequence genome includes a region encoding these proteins:
- the ntng2a gene encoding netrin-G2, with translation MSLPLLLLLLLPAAGRAQTGGQFDQCRSLRGSEAGPGWEFYACQPPPTNMKEVMQIRVDPPGITCGNPPERFCTLENPYLCSDECDASSPDLSHPPQLMGDRERGGLITYWQTVTWSRYPEPLLANITLSWNKSLEVVDDIIVTFEYGRPTSMVLEKSLDKGGTWQPYQFYADDCMEAFGMPPKRVSDLTPSNLTRVICTEQYSRWVGAKEEKLVVFEVRARFGVFAGPKLINMDALYTRMETMKGLRDFFTFTNLRLRLLRPALGGTYVQKENLLKYFYAVSNIDIPARCKCNQHASQCVLRDATLQCECDHNTAGQDCQRCSQGFKSRSWRPGSFLPLPRGTANTCEAAETAANCECNGHSNRCSYIDFINVVTCVSCKHNTRGQNCQFCRLGYYRNASLTLDDEDVCVECGCHTEGSTSPHCLDSGLCQCKDGVSGRSCDSCLPGYTWRGGGAVCTENVCDERRVCQNGGTCVDFTRCVCPESFTGTFCEKTVCLKKGGCDDDAEGSSSPLTSHLYLLTLSLLISTCR, from the exons ATGTCTCTCCCgctgcttctcctcctgctgctgccggCGGCGGGCCGCGCTCAGACCGGCGGGCAGTTCGACCAGTGCCGCTCTCTGCGAGGCTCAGAGGCGGGGCCAGGATGGGAGTTCTATGCCTGTCAGCCGCCGCCCACAAACATGAAGGAAGTGATGCAGATCAGAGTCGATCCGCCCGGCATCACCTGTGGAAACCCACCTGAACGCTTCTGTACACTg GAGAACCCATATCTCTGCAGTGATGAGTGCGATGCATCCAGCCCCGATCTGTCTCACCCTCCTCAGCTGATGGGGGACAGGGAGAGGGGTGGGCTCATCACCTACTGGCAGACAGTCACATGGTCCAGGTATCCTGAGCCGCTATTGGCCAACATCACACTGTCATGGAACAAGAGTCTGGAGGTGGTCGATGACATCATCGTGACCTTCGAGTATGGCCGACCAACCAGCATGGTCCTGGAGAAATCTCTGGACAAAG GTGGAACATGGCAGCCATATCAGTTCTACGCTGATGACTGCATGGAGGCCTTCGGTATGCCACCTAAACGGGTCTCGGATCTGACTCCCAGCAACCTGACCCGGGTCATCTGCACTGAGCAGTATTCCCGCTGGGTCGGAGCCAAG GAGGAGAAGCTGGTGGTGTTTGAGGTGCGCGCACGCTTCGGGGTGTTTGCGGGTCCGAAGCTGATCAACATGGATGCCCTGTACACCCGCATGGAGACCATGAAGGGCCTGAGAGACTTCTTCACCTTCACCAACCTCCGCCTGCGACTTCTCCGCCCAGCGCTAGGAGGAACCTACGTCCAGAAAGAAAACCTGCTCAAGTACTTCTACGCAGTCTCAAATATCGACATACCTGCCAG GTGTAAGTGTAACCAGCATGCATCTCAGTGTGTTTTGCGAGATGCAACACTGCAGTGTGAATGTGACCACAACACGGCCGGACAGGACTGCCAGCGCTGCAGCCAAGGGTTCAAATCCCGCAGCTGGAGGCCCGGATCTTTCCTCCCCCTGCCCAGAGGCACTGCCAACACCT gTGAAGCAGCCGAAACAGCAGCCA aCTGTGAGTGTAACGGTCACTCCAACCGCTGCAGCTACATCGACTTCATCAACGTGGTCACGTGCgtcagctgtaaacacaacacgcGAGGCCAGAACTGTCAGTTCTGCCGCCTCGGTTACTATAGAAACGCCTCACTGACGCTGGACGACGAGGACGTCTGTGTCG AGTGCGGCTGTCACACTGAGGGCAGTACGTCTCCTCACTGCTTGGACTCGGGTCTCTGTCAGTGTAAAGACGGCGTCTCGGGGCGGAGCTGTGATTCATGTCTACCTGGATACACCTGGAGAGGAGGCGGAGCCGTCTGCACAG AGAACGTCTGTGATGAGCGGCGAGTCTGTCAGAACGGAGGAACCTGCGTCGACTTCACGCGCTGCGTCTGTCCGGAAAGCTTCACAG gtacGTTCTGTGAGAAGACGGTCTGTCTGAAGAAGGGTGGTTGCGATGACGACGCCGAGGGCTCGTCCTCACCTCTGACCTCACACCTGTACCTGCTGACCCTCAGCCTGCTCATCTCCACCTGCCGCTGA
- the LOC121903580 gene encoding keratin-associated protein 9-1-like, which translates to MCPTLYCNLMCPTLYCNLMCPTLCCNLMCPTLYCNLMCPTLYCYFMCPTLYCNLMCPTLYCNLMCPTLYCNLMCPTHYCNLMCPTLCCNLMCPTLYCNLMCPTLYCNLMCPTHCCNLMCPTLYCNLMCPTLCCNLMCPTLYCNLMCPTLYCNLMCPTLYCNLMCPTHCCNLMCPTHCCNLMCPTLYCNLMCPTLCCYFMCPTHCCNLMCPTHCCNLMCPTLCCYFMCPTLYCNLMCPTHCCNLMCPTLCCNLMCPTLCCNLMCPTHCCNLMCPTLCCNLMCPTLYCNLMCPTLCCNLMCPTHCCNLMCPTHCCNLIPSTLCCNLIQLSPVSFMLY; encoded by the coding sequence ATGTGTCCGACACTCTACTGCAACCTCATGTGTCCGACACTCTACTGCAACCTCATGTGTCCGACACTCTGCTGCAACCTCATGTGTCCGACACTCTACTGCAACCTCATGTGTCCGACACTCTACTGCTACTTCATGTGTCCGACACTCTACTGCAACCTCATGTGTCCGACACTCTACTGCAACCTCATGTGTCCGACACTCTACTGCAACCTCATGTGTCCGACACACTACTGCAACCTCATGTGTCCAACACTCTGCTGCAACCTCATGTGTCCGACACTCTACTGCAACCTCATGTGTCCAACACTCTACTGCAACCTCATGTGTCCGACACACTGCTGCAACCTCATGTGTCCGACACTCTACTGCAACCTCATGTGTCCGACACTCTGCTGCAACCTCATGTGTCCGACACTCTACTGCAACCTCATGTGTCCGACACTCTACTGCAACCTCATGTGTCCGACACTCTACTGCAACCTCATGTGTCCGACACACTGCTGCAACCTCATGTGTCCAACACACTGCTGCAACCTCATGTGTCCGACACTCTACTGCAACCTCATGTGTCCGACACTCTGCTGCTACTTCATGTGTCCGACACACTGCTGCAACCTCATGTGTCCGACACACTGCTGCAACCTCATGTGTCCGACACTCTGCTGCTACTTCATGTGTCCGACACTCTACTGCAACCTCATGTGTCCGACACACTGCTGCAACCTCATGTGTCCAACACTCTGCTGCAACCTCATGTGTCCGACACTCTGCTGCAACCTCATGTGTCCGACACACTGCTGCAACCTCATGTGTCCGACACTCTGCTGCAACCTCATGTGTCCGACACTCTACTGCAACCTCATGTGTCCGACACTCTGCTGCAACCTCATGTGTCCGACACACTGCTGCAACCTCATGTGTCCGACACACTGCTGCAACCTCATCCCTTCAACACTCTGCTGCAACCTCATTCAGTTGTCTCCTGTGTCCTTTATGCTTTACTAA
- the endog gene encoding endonuclease G, mitochondrial, which translates to MRRCWKTGATLLFGAGLGAAASRLLSARDREEGEERPGLLSRVPVLPVPGVQASELTVSPGASGAVMKYGFPSLANIKTRESYVTSYDPRTRTASWVIERLNPAALSGSSDRKYCEFKEDDSVHVFHRATNTDYRGSGFDRGHLAAAANHKWSQKAMDDTFYLSNVAPQNPHLNQNTWNNLEKLCRSLTKRYLNVYVCTGPLYLPRQEADGKLYVHYQVLGRNHVAVPTHFFKVLILEQADGRGVELRSYVLPNEPVDEKVPLERFLVPIETIERASGLLFVPNIMKRSSNLQAITAK; encoded by the exons ATGAGACGCTGCTGGAAGACCGGAGCGACCTTGTTGTTCGGAGCGGGACTCGGAGCGGCAGCGAGCCGCCTGCTGAGCGCCAGAGAccgggaggagggggaggagaggccCGGTCTGCTGAGCAGAGTCCCGGTTCTCCCGGTACCGGGAGTCCAGGCGTCCGAGCTGACG GTGAGTCCAGGTGCATCTGGAGCAGTGATGAAGTACGGCTTCCCGTCATTGGCCAACATCAAGACCAGAGAGTCCTACGTCACCTCCTATGACCCCCGCACACGCACTGCATCCTGGGTAATCGAGCGGCTAAACCCCGCTGCCCTGAGCGGGTCGTCAGACCGAAAGTACTGCGAGTTCAAAGAGGACGACAG CGTGCACGTTTTCCATCGAGCCACCAACACTGACTACAGGGGGAGTGGCTTCGACAGAGGTCACCTggctgcagcagccaatcacaagTGGAGTCAGAAAGCCATGGATGACACCTTCTACCTGAGCAACGTGGCGCCGCAG aaCCCTCACCTGAACCAGAACACCTGGAACAATCTGGAGAAACTCTGTCGCTCTCTGACCAAACGTTACCTCAACGTGTACGTGTGCACCGGCCCGCTCTACCTGCCCAG gcagGAGGCTGATGGAAAACTCTACGTCCATTATCAGGTTCTGGGTCGTAACCACGTCGCCGTGCCGACACACTTCTTCAAG GTGCTGATCCTGGAGCAGGCAGACGGCCGGGGGGTGGAGCTTCGGTCCTATGTTTTACCAAACGAGCCGGTGGACGAGAAGGTTCCACTGGAGCGTTTCCTGGTTCCCATAGAAACCATCGAGAGGGCGTCCGGCTTGCTGTTTGTCCCAAACATCATGAAGAGGAGCAGTAACCTGCAGGCCATCACTGCCAAGTGA